The sequence below is a genomic window from Brevibacillus laterosporus.
TCATCCCAATTATCTTTCATCTTTTCCCAAACATCTGGGTGGTGAACGGATAAAGCTTTGTTGAATTCCAAAACATCTATTTTCCATTTTTTTTGGAGCTTGTTGAGACTTTTTCTGGTCAATTCCTTTATTTTTTTCTCAAATGCTTTTTCTGTCTTCACAAGATAGCTGTCATCAAAGCCATTTTCCTCTGGAGACCAGTCTTCGCCAATTCGTCCATTTAACTTAATATGTACGGAAAAAGAGACTTGTCCATTTTGAACTTTAGGAGTTATTTTACTTGAAATAGTACGAATCTCATATATGAGTAGGCTATTTGTTGGTGGTAAGACGGTTTTAATAAGACCTGCGTGCTTTTCCCACTTTGATTTACCACTACCCAGGAGGAGATTGGCTCCACTTACCTCCTCTTCGTTTAACCACCCAATCATTTTCCCCGTATCACCTTTAATGAGAGAAGCTCCAGCTATTTTTATTGTCTTTGTGGATACTTCCACTCGAGGAATCATAAAACTTTTTCTTGTAGTCATGTGCTCTGAAATAAACCCAAGTGAAGTCGGGGTAGCAATAGCTAAATTTTTTCTAACATTATCCAGGATGCTAAGTATTTCGATAGCAGGAAGTGTTTCGTTAAGAGGTTTTTTATTTAATACATCAAGAGCGCGACCTTTGGCTACAACAACTAGTACGGTTCTACGCAGTTCGGTGTCACGTAAAAAGTACTCCAGCGTTTTTTCGATGCTTAATTTTCTTGCAAAGTCTTCTCCAATCACCATCGTTTTGACATGCAAAAAGAAGGGCGGTTTGGAGCTTTTAGTAGAAAAATTACGGATTATTTCAAAGAACGAGGTACCTTCGCCTGAAATATTGAAGTAGGCTTGCTTCTGTGTGCCGGTTACTTTAGCTGTACCGGTAAGGACTTTGGGTACAACATTTTGATGAGTTAAGAGAATGGGGATTTTCTGTTGAGTACTTTGGTTTGCATTGGATTCATCCCCTTGATGTGCTGATTCAGAGTCAGCATCAGATGAGCTAGCTTCTTCTGAGTCGGCATTCGTTTCCGAGTCTGAATCGTTTTCCTTTAGAGGAGTGTCAACTCCTACGCCAATTACCATGGCTAGATCTTCTATTTCCTGACGGTCCCAACACCCCGATATCAAGAGTGTCAAAGAGAGAGTGAGCACGCATGCCAACCAATTATGTTTGTTTGTTTTGTTGGGCATTGGCAGATTTCCTCCATTTTGAAAAAAGTAGCAATAAAATCGGGATGATACCGGATGCTAATACTGAAACGTAGCCAAGATGTGTACCCAAAGAAAATGCTTGATCTAAATTCTTGGGTAGCATGGCGAAAGCGTACAAAAGGGGAGTCAACAGGACTTGCAACAAACGTAGGCGTATAGGTACAAGTAGACTTAATCCTAGACTTACCAAATAAAAGCAGAATACAAATGTAGTAAAAATACTAAGAACCCAGATGACCATAAAAAACAATTCATAGTGTTCAAAGAAGGCACCAGGAAATTCGATCTGTTTCACAAACTCCATCGTTGGCCATGTAAGGGTTTTTACCTCATGGGCTGTTAGGGTTCCGACAATCATCAGAGTGATTGTAGTATAGATCAGGGTAGCGAATCCAAGACCAATGACAACGCTTTTAGTAGCACCTGCTGGCGACTTCATCATGTAGGTCAGAAACATAATAATCTCTAAGCCCATATAAGAAGGCGTAGTGGCAGACAAGCCATGAAGCACTGGTGTCCAGCCATGATGTAGAACTGGTAACAAATTATCGATATGGAAACTCTGATAGTTAAGAATGGCAATTGAAAATAAGATAAGTATCGTAGCAGGAAAATAGAGGAGAAACAGACGTACAATAGGCTGCGGACCGCCGATCACCAAGTATAATCCTGCCAGTAAGAAAGAAATGATCGTTACATGAATAGGCGTTTGATCCAACAAGAAATGGCGAATTACCTCAGATTGCACCCGCGCTTCATAGACACACAGAAAAAAGAAATAGAGAGAATAGAATAGGGTAAGCAGGGCGCCCCCCCATTTCCCTAATAGGATCCCCGTTATTTGATAAAAGTGATACGAGGGGTAGTGTTGGCTTAATTTGGCGCAAAAATAACCAGCTAACATTGCTAACAGACCGCCAACCAGCGCATCAATCCAGACATCCGGTGTCCCTACTGCATCGACAGCGACACGAGGTAGAGTCAGAATGGATACTCCAATTACCATAGATGCAATTACAGCGGTCACATCAAGACTGGAAAACTTAGGCTGGAAATTAAGTGACATGATCTCGTACCTCCTTCTTTTCTTATGCTAGGAATGTATTAAGGCTTCTTCTTTATTCTTTTTGAATCAAGTGGATGTAGAATCTGTGGACGTTTCGTTAACGACTTTTGAGGTAAGCGTAAAATAAAATCTTTCCAATCATGGAGGTTTAGTGGTGCTATAGGTGCAAGATAATCTACGCCGAAACTCTTTAGCTTCACCAAATGACTAGTAAGTATAATAAAGAACAAAATGACCCCATACAGTCCCAAAAAGGCAGCAGATAACATCATACCAAAACGTAAAATACGAATTACGATGCCTGCTTCGTATTGGGGAATAGTAAACGAAGCGATGGCAGTGAGAGCTACTACTACGACCATGATGGGACTAACAATTCCGGCTTCTACCGCAGATTGACCGATAACCAATCCGCCAACAATGCCGATCGTTTGACCCAGAGGTTTAGGTAGGCGCAATCCAGCTTCACGTAAAATTTCAATTGTAATCTCCATGATTAACGCTTCAATGATGGTAGGAAAAGGTACACCTTCCCGTGTCCCAGCGATCGTAAAAGCGAGCCGCATTGGAATAAGTCCCTGATGATAGGAGACTAGCGACACATAGAGGGAAGGTAGGAACAGCGAGATTAGTATGCAAATAAAACGTAAAAATCGAAGGAGCGACCCAATATACCAAAGCTGGTAGTAGTCATCTGGAGACTGCAACAACATAGGGTAGGTTACGGGAGCAATTAAAGCAAATGGTGAACCGTCAACTAAAATCCCAATTCGTCCTTCTAGTAAAGCAGCTTCCACGCGATCAGGTCGTTCCGTACTTTGGATGAGTGGAAAAGGTGACCAGGGATCATCTTCAATCAAATCTTCCAAATAGCTGGATTCCTGTAGATCATCTATCTCGACGCTTTTCACTCGACGTAATACTTCATCCACTAAGGCAGGGTTTGCAATATCTTCTATGTACGAGACAACAACAAGTTTGGGAGCATGCTCCCCAACTTGTTGAGAGAGAAATGTTAAATTGCGATTTCGGATGCGATGGCGCAATAAGGCAACGTTGTCAGCAATCGTTTCCACAAAGCCAATCCGGGGTCCTCGAATGACTGATTCGGTAACCGGTTCGTCCATTGTGCGAGAAGGAAAAGAAGCGGTATCCAGTAGAAAGGCACAAGCATACGAATCAATTAATAGTGCTGTATAACCAAATAGGATGTCATCTATGCAATCTGATGGTCTCTCAAATGTCTTTACTGTGCGACAAACAGCTAGTGTACTAACTAACTGCTCAATGGATGGAGCTGTGGCTGCCTCCTCGTTTGTCTGTGCAGATTGGTCTTTAGCCGTTTGATGATTTGAGGTAAATGGAGATAAAAACTCTTTCGATAGTGCTTGGTCTATAATTCCTTCTACATAGACTATTGCTGCTTTTTTTTGTAATTGATTTAGATAGATTTCACGTGTAGTGATATCATAGCTTTGTCCTAAAACAGTATGCAGTTGAGTAAGAGCTACCGATAACTCGGATGAAAAGAGAGAGCCCTTTTCTTGTGCAGACAGATGGCTTTGTCGCTTCCATTTTGCGCGTTGAAAAAAAGTAGACATAGTTAGCCCCTTGTAATTCAGTAATAAACGAGAAGAGAAATCAGGTACATTGTTTACCTGTAGATATAGGAAGTATTTGTATTTTG
It includes:
- a CDS encoding spore germination protein gives rise to the protein MSTFFQRAKWKRQSHLSAQEKGSLFSSELSVALTQLHTVLGQSYDITTREIYLNQLQKKAAIVYVEGIIDQALSKEFLSPFTSNHQTAKDQSAQTNEEAATAPSIEQLVSTLAVCRTVKTFERPSDCIDDILFGYTALLIDSYACAFLLDTASFPSRTMDEPVTESVIRGPRIGFVETIADNVALLRHRIRNRNLTFLSQQVGEHAPKLVVVSYIEDIANPALVDEVLRRVKSVEIDDLQESSYLEDLIEDDPWSPFPLIQSTERPDRVEAALLEGRIGILVDGSPFALIAPVTYPMLLQSPDDYYQLWYIGSLLRFLRFICILISLFLPSLYVSLVSYHQGLIPMRLAFTIAGTREGVPFPTIIEALIMEITIEILREAGLRLPKPLGQTIGIVGGLVIGQSAVEAGIVSPIMVVVVALTAIASFTIPQYEAGIVIRILRFGMMLSAAFLGLYGVILFFIILTSHLVKLKSFGVDYLAPIAPLNLHDWKDFILRLPQKSLTKRPQILHPLDSKRIKKKP
- a CDS encoding Ger(x)C family spore germination protein, with amino-acid sequence MPNKTNKHNWLACVLTLSLTLLISGCWDRQEIEDLAMVIGVGVDTPLKENDSDSETNADSEEASSSDADSESAHQGDESNANQSTQQKIPILLTHQNVVPKVLTGTAKVTGTQKQAYFNISGEGTSFFEIIRNFSTKSSKPPFFLHVKTMVIGEDFARKLSIEKTLEYFLRDTELRRTVLVVVAKGRALDVLNKKPLNETLPAIEILSILDNVRKNLAIATPTSLGFISEHMTTRKSFMIPRVEVSTKTIKIAGASLIKGDTGKMIGWLNEEEVSGANLLLGSGKSKWEKHAGLIKTVLPPTNSLLIYEIRTISSKITPKVQNGQVSFSVHIKLNGRIGEDWSPEENGFDDSYLVKTEKAFEKKIKELTRKSLNKLQKKWKIDVLEFNKALSVHHPDVWEKMKDNWDEEFSKIPIDVHVKVNVREFGLKGSKR
- a CDS encoding spore gernimation protein — its product is MSLNFQPKFSSLDVTAVIASMVIGVSILTLPRVAVDAVGTPDVWIDALVGGLLAMLAGYFCAKLSQHYPSYHFYQITGILLGKWGGALLTLFYSLYFFFLCVYEARVQSEVIRHFLLDQTPIHVTIISFLLAGLYLVIGGPQPIVRLFLLYFPATILILFSIAILNYQSFHIDNLLPVLHHGWTPVLHGLSATTPSYMGLEIIMFLTYMMKSPAGATKSVVIGLGFATLIYTTITLMIVGTLTAHEVKTLTWPTMEFVKQIEFPGAFFEHYELFFMVIWVLSIFTTFVFCFYLVSLGLSLLVPIRLRLLQVLLTPLLYAFAMLPKNLDQAFSLGTHLGYVSVLASGIIPILLLLFSKWRKSANAQQNKQT